AACGATCCTCAACAGCTGGCTCCCGGCAGTATTGCGCCGCCCCGCTGCTGCTGCCAAGGAGGTCCTGCAATGACCGGCGACACCATATTACAGCCCTGTCTGAGTGTTCTCGACGCAAGCCTTTGCGTAGGCAATGGCTTCGCGCATCGCCTCTTCCCTGCTACTGAATTGGGCTTTGATCTTGTGCCGCAAGCCAGGGATGAACTCATTCGTGTGATCGATCTTGCGCTCGAACAATACCGATGCCTGCCAAATCCCGGTATGCGACTCCCAGACCGTGCAGTGGCAGTGGTAATCCCCTTCGTCGACCAAGATATGGCTCGACATAGCAACCTCCCATCGTTTCAGATGGGTAGTAGAGTGAGCGGAAAGCCGCTAATCATTCTCCTTCCCCTCACCCAAGCCAAACAGCCGCACAGTGTTCTGGTGTCGTCGGAGAGCTACAAGCGCCAAGCACAGACCTGCGATAGAAAGTCCCAAGGCCCAGCCGATAGTCCGTCGCATCTTCGCAGCCTGCTCGGCCTGGTAACGAGCGTCCGCCGCTATGCGCACGGCCTCCCAAAACTCGGTTTCTTGGTTGTCGTCCTCTACTATCGCCATTTCCGCCTCCCTGTATGGATGTCGGAGAGCCATATGGAGGAAATCCTAGCATGAAGCACCTGACCACGCAGACCGTCGACGGCGAGGCCGGCGCGGTTCTTTCCGACTGCGAGCAGTACCGCTATCGCCTCTGGCGCGAGTGGGACCGTACGCAGCCAGCCCTGGGCTTCATCATGCTCAACCCGTCGACGGCAGACCACCGGGTCAACGACCCGACGACCACCAAGTGCCTGCAGCGCGCGCTGGCCGGCCTGCGCCCCTGGGTTGCCAAGCGCCGGTTTCTTGTTGGGGCAGAAATTTCGCGATTAATTGCATTTTAACTATCCGGCAGACGCTCGCAAGGGACACTCGGCTCGTCCGATAGAGCAGTTGCTTTGTCTCCTGTTTTTGGCCACTCGCCTAACGCGAACCCTTGATTAGCAGCTAGGGGCACGCAGGAGCTAACGCAGGCGGACCTGCGGAATAGACATGCTGATTGCCCTCCGTCTTAACAGACTAATTTTTTCAGGGGCGCGTGGCGCACGACACCTCTCATGCCTCACCCCGGCTAATCCTGCTGTTGCAGACCGTTATTTCGGCTAATGGCGACCTCAAATTCCGCAAATGTGGGTGCCAGCCAGGATAGATGAAGGAAAAACGCTCCTCTCCTGCCGATGCTCGCGAGTGCTTTCAATGGAGATCTCCCTGGCGCGCAGGTCGTGGCATGAACGCGGATCGCCAGAATACCCCTATTTTTCCAATCTTTCGCGAGGTCATACGCATGGCTCTACCGAACTATCACCCTCCCCGTCCGCCCTGCCCGGCCAGCAATAGAATTTCGCCGACACCGGCTCGTCGTAGCCCGTGTTAGCCGAATTAATGATCCGCTACGCCGTATTAGCGGAATCGTTGGACATGGACGGAAAATGGCGTTGCTCTTGCACAACGGCAAAAATCGCCACTGAACGGCCGTTTCGCAATATAGATCAATGGTTTACAGCCATGTGATTGCTAGCGGATATAGCGGTCACCGCTAGCGGAATTAACGATCCTCAACAGCTCGTGCCATGCCCGCCAGATACTGAGCGCAGTGTGGGTCACGCATCCACCCGCTACCACCCCGCGTTACCACCCCGGCGACGCGGGGTTCTTTTTCATGGCATATGGCGATCTCAGCCAGAAATTCGACCGGTTGGCAACAGCGGGAAATTCAACGGATTGGGGTGACAGAAAGGTAGGGCTGCCCGCTTCTGTCGGAGGGATAGTACCAAGATTACTACGGGCAAATTCGTAGCAATGTTGGTACGGACGCCCACGCAAAAATCGCTATCCCGTTGATTTTCGTGGTCTTTTTCCCAGACCTCGAGGGAGCATCTTTACTACACTTCACGATGACGAATTTCGTTTAGAAATCAAAGAATCGTGGCGATGCGCAGAAATGTGCTCGCTCTTACACATGATGTTCCATGGCTTGCACGGAGCTTGTTCCTCAACAGAGGGCCCTCTTCGCAGCTGCCCGTGCCTCGCGGACCGCGTGAGCAGCCGCCTGCTCAAGTAACGCTCGCGCAGGCGCTCCGGAGCGGTCTGCGCTGCGTTACCGTCAGACAGGGACCCGTCGCGAAATAGACAAATGGCTTCGGCATTGTGTACAAATTATCGGCATTTCATTTAAGTACACAACTTCGCATGGCTCGGATTTATAAATGACGATTCATGTTAAAAATCAATCACTTGGCGTCGTTTCGTGCCGATGGTATTGCGCGGAGTTGAGAGCGACCTGACCGTCCGCTCGAAGGAGATTTGGTGATAGCAGACAAGATCTGAGCCTGGAGGCTAGCTAGTCTCGCCTACGACCAGGGCCCTGGATTGACTAGTTGCCAAAGTACGCCTCGTAGGTGCGCCGAGCTGGCCAACGCCGGCGGCGGCTCCGGATGGACCGTCAGCTCCCGGGCAAAACGCCTCGCGTCGTTTGCACCGACTCACCCCTCCCGGCCAATTAAAGATACCAATGAAGCACTTTCCTGCATGAAAGTGCGAAGATGGCCAATGACCTCAGATACGTTTCAGCCATCTTCGCGCCCGCATCTTTGCAGCGGTGGGCTGGGTTGAAACTCACTTGGGGTGCCGGGCTGGTGCGAATCGCTCCTTCAATTCGTCGACAAGTGCACGCCGTTGAGCCGGATCGAGCAGCGTGATTTCGAATGACACCTTCCCGGAATCCCAATCTTTCAACACCCCAAGCGGCTTGCCGTCGGAATCGATGAGACGATGCTGGCGGGACGTCTCCTTCTGCTTACGGGCTGGCTTGGACTCATAACGTGCGCGGGCCTCTTCTACGTCCCGGCAAAAGGCCTGTTCGTCAGCAATTCTAGTCGCCATTGCACCGGCTACGGTGCTGCCCGCGACCTTCTCCAGAAGAGTGAGTTGATACAGCGTGGAAAGGGCGAACGCCTCCGGCTTCTCCCGCACTATCTCGAGCACAGGCTCCGAGAGTTTCATGATGGCCAGGGTCTTATTGATATTCGGCAGTGACATCCCCGTTACTTCAGCAATCGCCGACTCGTTTGGGTAGACGCCTTGGTCAATCAACGATCTCCAAGCCAACGCATTATCCAGGGGAGATTGGGCCTCCCGTTCTGCATTCTCCTTGTAAGAGAGTTGATAGAGTTGCTGATCACTCAAGTTAGGGTGTACCAGCAAGCGCATACTCTGAATGCCAGCAACCTTAAGCGCCTTGAAGCGATAGTGCCCACCGGCGAGGACACGGCGGCCGTCCCGAATCGTTGCAATCCCTGGGACTAGCTGACCGTCGGCCCGAATGCTCTCAGCCAACTCGTGGACCCGTTCAGGGCGATAGAGTCTACGGGCATTGAACGGGTTGTCATCAATCAGACCAAGGTCCGCTTCTTCATAGTACGGACCACCCTGCTCTTCCACCGGTCTGGTCACAGTTGCGACTGTTTTCGCTGCGACTTCCCCGGCCCCATCATGCTTAAAGTTTGGCGTCAATACCTCGGCCGAATTGGGGGGATGACAACGGCCGTCTCGGGTTGCTTTTCAGCAAATCCGTTCGGTTGGCGTTCAACAAGAGCCTGGGCACGCGCGAAACGGTCTGGCGGCGGCGCCGCTGTGACAGCCTTGTTAGCCTGTTCACGCATCATTTCGAGCTTGCTCTTCCCCATTATGCGACCTCCCGTTGCTTGTTCATGCTGCCCTTGCCTTTCACTGGCTTGCGCGTCAACTCAATACCCAATTTGCCCAACACAACCTTCGCTAGTTCCTCAACTTCTTTGGCTGCGGCGGAAGATCCAGACAGTCCATGCACTGACAGACCAAACATCTGCGACTCTCCATAGGCATTTCTTTGCTGGAGTCCGGTCTCGAGTAGGGGAATGCCTTGATCCTCCTGCAAGATTTCCGTGCAAGCCTTGAAGACATTTCCACGCCTGGCCATTGACGGCACGCAGAAGGTCTGCAGATCCGGATTTTCTTCGAGGGCACGCCTAGCGAGTTCCTTGGCTTCTCGGCTCGCCCATACGTTGTCCATAAGTGGAATCACTGGAATCAACGCGAGATCGGAGATGTTCAGCGCAGCCCACGGGATCGAGGACTCGATGGCTGGAGGGCAGTCGATCAGGATGATTTCGTGATTCTCCGCGTGCTTCGCAATCTCGCCGATCAATTTTTCGCGCAGTGGTGCAAGGCTAATGACCGTCGCGGGAAACGGCTTATCCTGAGATGCCTGCCCCGCCCAAATCGTACTGGTTCCTTGTTTGTCCATGTCGACCAGCATCGTCCGGTGCCCGCGCAGAGCAAAACTCGCGGCAAGCTGCATCGACACCATAGTCTTGCCGCAGCCCCCTTCTGGTTGAAAACGGTCACGATCTTTGCTGGCATACACCCCCCAAGAAATCCAACATAAATAAAAAATACCAGATACGCAGAACTTTAACTTGCTTCGAACTGTGATAGGCATTTTCACGCATAAAAGCCAGAAGTTTATGAAGGATGCGTTGCCTGCCGACAACAGGAAGATGGTTGCGTATGGCTCCCCTTAGATCCCGGCCGCCCACCCTTCCTCGTGCTTTCATGCATGAAAGCGGGTCAGAAGTTCAGGCGTCATCTTTCAAGCATGAAAGTGCGGGGCCTGAGGACCAGCACGCAATGAAGGTTTGTGACGTTATTTCGTACTCCCGCTGCACAGATGCTTACGGCCGGCTTCCAAGCATGAAAGCTCCCACTTTGCCTGCGCAAAGGAGGCCGCCGTCTCTCATTCCTGCCTCGGGCCGTCGGTTTCGATTTAACCGCCGATGCATTGCATATCAGAAAGACGGTAAGCGATCCGTGCAACCCTCAGGTACGCAACACCCGAACCGAGCCCAGCCCCCCTGGCAAGACGCCCCTACTTTCATGCGTGAAAGTGGACAAGAAAGGCCACGTCTCCGCATCACGTAAAACTGTAGCATCGCCAAAAGCTTCCCTCAGCGGGGTTTCGAATCCGACTTTCGAGCGGCGGTCATCATCGCCCTCACCATTCTTTACGGGAACGCTAGTTACTAACTTGAGGCTCGACCAGGTCCAGGCATGGAAATCGTCGGTCGCATCTGCAACAGAGTAAAGATGTTGCCTTTGATTGGCTTATTTCAATAACTAATAAATTTATTCAGGAGCGGGGCTGACTTTCAAACATGAAAATCCTGGCTTCGGCGATTTGCTGACGGGTTAAAAGTAGGCAACGACGCCTGCGCGTGGGATCAGCGAAGCCGCCGTCACAGCAAGCAAGACTTTCATGCTTGAAAGTACACCCGCACAACAACAGATATGTCTGACGCGTGCCTGTGAGATTTTCATCCGAAACGATTCAAAGCTCGCGGCCAATCCCGAGCGGACTTTCATGCTTGGAAAATGTGTCGCTGCGGTTTTCTACTGAGGACTCTAGTCCCTCAAATCCAAGAATATTTGGAATACGTATGGGGAAGGTAATGAGTGCCACGGTAACGTGCCTATCTTCTACGGATGAAAGATGATCGATAATTTGATATATTTTATATTAATTTATAACTACATGTGCTCGGAACAGTATGAGCGCGCTTTCACGCGTGAAAGCGCATAGTGCTGCGGTTCTGCTGCGTTAGTAGTACAAACTGCCGGCGGGTTGAAATCTAACAATGAACTCTGGCGTTTGGTCATATTCCGGTCGGCGTAAGCATTGTGCTTCAAATAAATGAACGGCTGGCTAGCCAAACGCAGACTCGGCTGGTGGCGCGTCAAGGCCATGGGTGCGTCCGCCAAAGGCCAAAGGCGAAATAGGACGGCTCCGGCCCGTGGCTCAAGAACCAGGTCCGCGCCAAACCGGAACTCAACAGCAGGAAGCCCCCAACTCCTGGGACAGAGAACGTTCACGTCGCACATTCAAGGTACT
This DNA window, taken from Cupriavidus sp. D39, encodes the following:
- a CDS encoding DUF1643 domain-containing protein, encoding MKHLTTQTVDGEAGAVLSDCEQYRYRLWREWDRTQPALGFIMLNPSTADHRVNDPTTTKCLQRALAGLRPWVAKRRFLVGAEISRLIAF
- a CDS encoding ParB/RepB/Spo0J family partition protein; amino-acid sequence: MEEQGGPYYEEADLGLIDDNPFNARRLYRPERVHELAESIRADGQLVPGIATIRDGRRVLAGGHYRFKALKVAGIQSMRLLVHPNLSDQQLYQLSYKENAEREAQSPLDNALAWRSLIDQGVYPNESAIAEVTGMSLPNINKTLAIMKLSEPVLEIVREKPEAFALSTLYQLTLLEKVAGSTVAGAMATRIADEQAFCRDVEEARARYESKPARKQKETSRQHRLIDSDGKPLGVLKDWDSGKVSFEITLLDPAQRRALVDELKERFAPARHPK
- a CDS encoding AAA family ATPase; protein product: MYASKDRDRFQPEGGCGKTMVSMQLAASFALRGHRTMLVDMDKQGTSTIWAGQASQDKPFPATVISLAPLREKLIGEIAKHAENHEIILIDCPPAIESSIPWAALNISDLALIPVIPLMDNVWASREAKELARRALEENPDLQTFCVPSMARRGNVFKACTEILQEDQGIPLLETGLQQRNAYGESQMFGLSVHGLSGSSAAAKEVEELAKVVLGKLGIELTRKPVKGKGSMNKQREVA